The genomic DNA TACGGGCATCATACGGGAAAGCGTTATGGGTTTTCCAACCGGTTTTACTCCTTGTTTCTGGGGTGTCCTTTTTTATATGCCTCTTTAATATCTTCCAGGGAAATGTGGGTATATGTTTCTGTAGTAGAGAGTAAAGAGTGTCCTAAAAGTTCCTGGATAGCTCTTAAGTCCGCTCCTCTGGAAAGCAAATGGGTGGCAAAACTATGTCTTAACGAATGGGGTGAATAGCCCTTAGCTCTGGCAACGAGTTCAAAATAGCGTTTTAGAATGAGGTCCAGCTGTTTTGTGTCAAATGCTTTACCGCTTTTTGTTAAAAAAAGCAAATCGGGACTTTCTGCTCGCCAAAAATGTTGTCGCACATTTAAATAGTTATTTATAGCCGCAACGGCATACGAACCAAGGGGAACAATACGCTGTTTATTGCCTTTTCCTGTAACCCTTACCAGCCCTCTTTTAAGATCTATATCCTGCAAACGGATTCCAGCCAGTTCGGAAATCCGCAATCCGGAAGAATATAAGGTCTCCAAAATTGCCTTATTTCTTATTCCAAAGGGGCTATCGGTATCCGGAATAGAAAGTAAAGTTTGCACTTCTTCTTCGGTAAAACATTTGGGGAGAGGAACTTCGTATTTGGGACGCTTAATTTTTTCCATGGGATTATTTTGAATTATATCGTTTCTTTTACCATAACGGAAAAAAGCATTCAGGGCAGCGCTTTTACGAGCCAAAGAGCGGTTGCAATCCGGTTTTTCATTTAAGAAGCGTAAAAAATCCCGTATATTAAGAACAGTAATTCCTTTAATATCCACTTCGCCATTTTCAAAATAGCGTTTCAGAAAATTGTGGAATTGTTCCAAATCCAGCTTATAGGCAGTAATCGTTCGGGGCGATTTGCCTTCCAAAGCCAGATAATTACAGAAATCAGCAATATAATTTTCCATAAAGCCATTTTTTCCTTGCCTTAAAACTAATCAAGCAAAAAATGGTATTAGCTAAAAAAAGGGAGGACGAATGAACCGGTTTATTGACGAAAGTGCTGAAATTGGAAACAATGTTACCTTGGGCAATAATGTAGTTATTATGGCAGGAGTCCAAATCGGCAATGACTGTAATATAGGGCATAATGTTGTTATTCATCCGGATACAAAAATCGGAAATGCCTGCCGGATTGATGATGGAACCATAATTGGCAAAAAACCGCTTTCCTCTCCACGCAGTATATTTAAGGTTGCTGAGGACTTAAAAGGCGCAAAAATAGGTGATTTTTGCCAGATTGGCAGCAATGTAATTATTTACTGTCAATGCACTGTGGGTAGCCGAAATTTGATTGCTGATCTGGCAACTATTCGCGAAAATGTAACCTTAGGCGATTTGAACATTGTGGGCAGAAATGTTACAATAGAGAATTTTGTGCATATAGGCAACCGAAATAAGCTGGAAACAAACTGCTATGTAACTGCCTATTCGGAAATCGGGGACTATTGTTTTATAGCACCCTGCGTGGCAACAAGTAACGATAATTATATGGCTCGCGATAAAGAACGCTTTAAACACTTTAAAGGAGTTACAATGATAAGTGGCTCTCGGATTGGAGTTAACGCTACAATTCTGCCCGGGAAAGTTATTAATGAAGATGGAACAGTAGCTGCAGGAGCTATTGTAACCAAAGATGTTCCCGCAAAAACAATCGTAGCAGGCAATCCGGCAAAGCCATTTAAAGAAGTTCCCGAACCGCAACTAATGGAGAATAATTTGGATAAGCAATGAAAACACTAATAATTATCCCTACCTATAATGAAATTGAAAACATTGAACAACTGCTGGAACAGGTCTTAGCTAAAAGCGAAACAATTGAAGTGCTGGTGATTGATGATAACTCTCCAGACGGCACTGCTTTAAGAGTTAAATTTATGCAAAGTTCCGAACCGCGCATTCATTTATTGGAGCGTCCGGGCAAAATGGGGCTCGGTTCTGCTTATGTTACCGGCTTTAAATACGCCTTGGAAAAGGGCTATGACTATATTATGGAAATGGATGCCGATTTTTCGCATAACCCTGATGATATTCCCCGCTTTTTGGAAACAGCGAAAAAATATGATTTAGTGATTGGCAGTCGCTATTGTGACGGAGTGAACATTATTCACTGGCCTATTAAAAGATTACTAATCAGTTACTTTGCCAGTAAATATGTGCGTTCAATTACCAGAATGCCTATTAAAGACCCCACCGGGGGATTCAAATGTTTTAGGCGTAAAGTGCTGGAAAGTATTGATCTGGATAATATTCTGTCGGATGGCTATGCTTTCCAGATAGAAATGAACTTTAAAGCATGGGTGAAAGGTTTTCGCATCAAAGAAATACCGATTGTGTTTACAGAACGACTGAACGGCGTTTCTAAAATGAGCCGAAAAATTGTTTGGGAAGCTGCCTGGATGGTTTGGCGTTTAGAAATGATGAAAATACTAAATAGATTGAGATAAAATAACAGGATACGCATAATGAAACGATTGATAATACTGTGCTGCGTGTTTTTTCTTGGGCTATCGCTTTCGGCAATAACAATTCCCAGAGTTTATGTGCAAAAACTGACACTGGATAACGGCAATAATCCTACCATAACCTGGGAGAAAGATAAAAGTGCCAATGAATATATCCTTAAAGCATGGATAAATACCCGTCCGGAGGAAATAGTAAGTACGGAAACTCATCCGCTGCATACTATTGCTTTGAAACAGGTGGGCGACGGGAAAAAATTTCCTGTTACCGTTATTGCCAGTTTGCAATTGGGAAATTTCCCCAGCCAATGGCAAGCTGGAGAAGTTATTCATCTGGAAGTAACCCATAAAAAAACAGGACAGAAAAAGACCTGGACGCAATCCATCCCTGAAGGCACAAATTTAATAAAAATGCTGGAGAAACCGATTGTTATTCCCCCCTATACGAAAAAGAAAAACAAATAATGCTGGAAAGAATTAATAATCCCGATAAATTGAATGAAGATGTAGAGCTGGATAGAGCTTTACGCCCCCGCTCTTTAAAGGAATTTATCGGGCAATCTCATATCAAGGAACTTTTGGATATTAGTATTAGGGCAGCCCAACTGCGGGGTGAATCGCTTGACCATATCCTTTTTTACGGACCTCCCGGTTTGGGAAAAACAACCCTGGCAGGAATTATAGCACGCGAAATGGGGGTAAATATTACTGTTTCCAGCGGTCCGGTTATTGAAAAACCATCGGATTTAGCAGGAATTTTAACTAATCTGCAACGGCACGAAACACTTTTTATAGATGAAATTCACCGCCTATCCCATATAATTGAAGAATATATCTATCCTGCAATGGAGGATTTTGAAATGGAGATTATTCTGGATAGCGGTCCCAATTCCCGCACTCTAAAAATTCCGCTGGAACATTTTACTTTGATTGGTGCCACTACCCGAGCCGGATTATTAACCCCTCCTTTGCGTGATAGATTTGGAATCGTGCTGCGTTTGGATTATTACGATCAGGAATCCATTGCCCAAATAATTCGCCGAAGTGCACGCCTGTTAAATATTCCTGCAGAAGATGATGGTGTTCAAGAAATTGCCAGACGCAGTCGGGGAACCCCTCGCATTGCCAATCGTTTATTAAGAAGAGTGCGGGACTATGCTCAAATTAAAGGTGAAGGAATAATAACTTTGGATATTGCTTTGGCTGCCTTACAAATGCTGCAGGTGGATAATGCCGGCTTGGATGAAATGGATAAACGCATTTTAACTACCATTATTGAAAATTATAATGGCGGTCCTGTTGGCATTAAAACAATAGCTACAGCCATCGGTGAAGATTCCGGAACCATAGAAGAAATTTTTGAACCCTATTTGGTGCAGCAGGGCTTTCTGGAACGCAGCCCCCAGGGCAGAAAAGTTACTTTCAAAGCATACCGTCATTTAGGTTTAACTTCTGCCCCCGAGCAGACAGAGATTTTTTAACAGAGGCAAATGCATACCAAAACAGTGATTTCGGGCATTCGCTGGACTCTTTCCACTACTGTTTTAAGAAGAATTATCAGCTTAATTCTGTTCATCTTTCTGGCAAAATGGCTAACTCAATCCGATTTTGGTATTTACCGCAGCTTTTCGGCAATTTTAGCTCTCCTTACTTATCTTACTCATTTAGGGCTGGATTATCTGTATCTTGTTTCCAGAGGGAAAGAGCGCGTAAATTTGCTGGCTCTTTTGCAGACAGGATTACTTGTTTCTGCCTTGATAACTGTTTTGCTGGCTGTTTTTGGTAAAAACATCGGGGCTTATTATCATAGTGCAGAACTGGGCAAAGTTCTTGTTTATGGCGGGGGCTTAATTTTCATTGAATCCCTGCGTCGTATCGTTCGTGTTTATGCTCAAAAGAATTTTCAGTTTAAAGACCTGGCTTTGGCAGAAACCCTGAATGTCTTCATATATTCTATTCTCTGCCTTGCTCTTATCTATTTTTGGCGTTATGCCTGGTTGTTTATTTTGCTTTTTTACATAGGCAACTTGGGGGAACTGGTTTATTTGTGTTGTAAATTGCCCCGCATACCGTCTTCCTTGCTGAAAA from Candidatus Cloacimonas sp. includes the following:
- a CDS encoding tyrosine recombinase XerC, yielding MENYIADFCNYLALEGKSPRTITAYKLDLEQFHNFLKRYFENGEVDIKGITVLNIRDFLRFLNEKPDCNRSLARKSAALNAFFRYGKRNDIIQNNPMEKIKRPKYEVPLPKCFTEEEVQTLLSIPDTDSPFGIRNKAILETLYSSGLRISELAGIRLQDIDLKRGLVRVTGKGNKQRIVPLGSYAVAAINNYLNVRQHFWRAESPDLLFLTKSGKAFDTKQLDLILKRYFELVARAKGYSPHSLRHSFATHLLSRGADLRAIQELLGHSLLSTTETYTHISLEDIKEAYKKGHPRNKE
- a CDS encoding DapH/DapD/GlmU-related protein; translated protein: MNRFIDESAEIGNNVTLGNNVVIMAGVQIGNDCNIGHNVVIHPDTKIGNACRIDDGTIIGKKPLSSPRSIFKVAEDLKGAKIGDFCQIGSNVIIYCQCTVGSRNLIADLATIRENVTLGDLNIVGRNVTIENFVHIGNRNKLETNCYVTAYSEIGDYCFIAPCVATSNDNYMARDKERFKHFKGVTMISGSRIGVNATILPGKVINEDGTVAAGAIVTKDVPAKTIVAGNPAKPFKEVPEPQLMENNLDKQ
- a CDS encoding polyprenol monophosphomannose synthase is translated as MKTLIIIPTYNEIENIEQLLEQVLAKSETIEVLVIDDNSPDGTALRVKFMQSSEPRIHLLERPGKMGLGSAYVTGFKYALEKGYDYIMEMDADFSHNPDDIPRFLETAKKYDLVIGSRYCDGVNIIHWPIKRLLISYFASKYVRSITRMPIKDPTGGFKCFRRKVLESIDLDNILSDGYAFQIEMNFKAWVKGFRIKEIPIVFTERLNGVSKMSRKIVWEAAWMVWRLEMMKILNRLR
- the ruvB gene encoding Holliday junction branch migration DNA helicase RuvB, with the protein product MLERINNPDKLNEDVELDRALRPRSLKEFIGQSHIKELLDISIRAAQLRGESLDHILFYGPPGLGKTTLAGIIAREMGVNITVSSGPVIEKPSDLAGILTNLQRHETLFIDEIHRLSHIIEEYIYPAMEDFEMEIILDSGPNSRTLKIPLEHFTLIGATTRAGLLTPPLRDRFGIVLRLDYYDQESIAQIIRRSARLLNIPAEDDGVQEIARRSRGTPRIANRLLRRVRDYAQIKGEGIITLDIALAALQMLQVDNAGLDEMDKRILTTIIENYNGGPVGIKTIATAIGEDSGTIEEIFEPYLVQQGFLERSPQGRKVTFKAYRHLGLTSAPEQTEIF